In Halomonas alkalicola, the following proteins share a genomic window:
- the uppS gene encoding polyprenyl diphosphate synthase, protein MTSPLTPDSSATEGTPATPGGPLPRHVAIIMDGNNRWARARGLSGVRGHHGGVEAVRATIRRAAERGVETLTLFAFSSENWKRPRAEVSALMELFLLALKREVSKLHQNGIRLSVIGDLSAFSDSIQKHIARAEAKTRDNTRLHLVIAANYGGQWDLTRAARRLAERVAAGEMDPEAIDEAAFASQLSLAGVAPVDLCIRTSGEQRISNFILWELAYAELHFTPRLWPDFDADAFDLALEDFQRRQRRFGMTDEQIEAQQGA, encoded by the coding sequence ATGACGTCACCGCTCACCCCAGATTCCAGCGCCACGGAGGGCACGCCTGCCACCCCGGGGGGCCCGCTGCCACGTCATGTGGCGATCATCATGGACGGCAACAACCGCTGGGCGCGGGCGCGTGGCCTCTCCGGCGTGCGCGGTCACCATGGCGGCGTGGAGGCGGTGCGCGCCACCATCCGGCGTGCCGCCGAGCGCGGGGTCGAGACCCTCACCCTGTTCGCCTTCTCCAGCGAGAACTGGAAGCGTCCCCGGGCCGAGGTCAGCGCCCTGATGGAGCTGTTCCTGCTGGCGCTGAAGCGCGAGGTCAGCAAGCTCCACCAGAACGGCATCCGGCTCTCGGTGATCGGTGATCTCTCGGCCTTCTCGGACTCGATCCAGAAGCACATCGCCCGGGCCGAGGCCAAGACCCGCGACAACACCCGGCTGCACCTGGTGATCGCCGCCAACTATGGCGGCCAGTGGGACCTGACCCGGGCGGCGCGCCGCCTCGCCGAGCGGGTGGCCGCCGGCGAGATGGATCCCGAGGCCATCGACGAGGCCGCCTTCGCTTCTCAACTGAGCCTGGCCGGGGTGGCGCCGGTGGATCTCTGCATCCGCACCAGCGGCGAGCAGCGCATCTCCAACTTCATTCTCTGGGAGCTGGCCTACGCCGAGCTCCACTTCACGCCACGCCTGTGGCCCGACTTCGACGCCGACGCCTTCGACCTGGCGCTGGAGGACTTCCAGCGGCGCCAGCGGCGCTTCGGCATGACCGACGAACAGATCGAGGCGCAACAAGGTGCTTAG
- the frr gene encoding ribosome recycling factor yields MINDIKKDAESRMKKSVEALHGNLNKIRTGRAHSSILDAVTVEYYGSQVPLNQVANINIEDARTLSVVPWEQSMVPKVEKAIMAADLGLNPSTAGNNIRVPMPMLTEETRKGYIKQARSEAEHARVAVRNVRRDANGDFKSLLKEKEITEDEQRQAEDAIQKLTDKYIAEIDKTLELKEHDLMQI; encoded by the coding sequence GTGATCAATGACATCAAGAAAGATGCAGAATCCCGCATGAAGAAGAGCGTGGAAGCGCTGCATGGCAACCTGAACAAGATCCGTACCGGGCGCGCCCACTCCAGCATCCTGGACGCGGTGACCGTGGAGTATTACGGCAGCCAGGTGCCGCTCAACCAGGTGGCCAACATCAACATCGAGGACGCCCGTACCCTCTCGGTGGTGCCCTGGGAGCAGAGCATGGTGCCCAAGGTCGAGAAGGCCATCATGGCCGCCGATCTCGGCCTGAATCCCTCGACCGCCGGCAACAACATCCGCGTGCCGATGCCGATGCTCACCGAGGAGACCCGCAAGGGCTACATCAAGCAGGCGCGCTCCGAGGCCGAGCACGCCCGGGTGGCGGTGCGCAACGTGCGCCGCGATGCCAACGGTGACTTCAAGTCCCTGCTCAAGGAGAAGGAGATCACCGAGGACGAGCAGCGCCAGGCCGAGGACGCGATCCAGAAGCTGACCGACAAGTACATCGCCGAGATCGACAAGACGCTGGAGCTGAAGGAACACGATCTGATGCAGATCTGA
- the map gene encoding type I methionyl aminopeptidase has translation MNVPIKTPDEIEKMREAGRQAASVLEMITPFVAAGITTGEIDRRCHDYIVDVLGSTPAPLDYHGFPKSVCTSINHVVCHGIPDDGKALKKGDIMNLDVTVRTADGYPGDSSVMFVIGETIQGERLCRVTQECLYRSIALVRPGARLSELARAIQSHAEASGYSVVRDFCGHGIGAGFHEEPQVLHYDGYAPEADIALEAGMCFTIEPMINVGDSRTKVLRDGWTAVTKDRSLSAQWEHTLLVTETGVEVLTARRDEDLSFLER, from the coding sequence ATGAACGTACCCATCAAGACGCCCGACGAGATCGAGAAGATGCGCGAGGCGGGCCGTCAGGCCGCCAGCGTGCTGGAGATGATCACCCCCTTCGTCGCGGCCGGCATCACCACCGGCGAGATCGACCGCCGCTGCCACGACTATATCGTCGACGTGCTCGGCTCCACCCCGGCCCCGCTCGACTACCACGGCTTCCCGAAGTCGGTCTGCACCTCCATCAACCACGTGGTGTGCCACGGCATTCCCGACGACGGCAAGGCCCTGAAGAAGGGCGACATCATGAACCTGGATGTCACCGTCAGGACCGCCGACGGCTACCCCGGCGACTCCAGCGTGATGTTCGTGATCGGCGAGACCATCCAGGGCGAACGGCTGTGCCGGGTCACCCAGGAGTGCCTCTACCGCAGCATCGCCCTGGTGCGCCCGGGCGCGCGCCTCTCCGAGCTGGCCCGCGCCATCCAGAGCCACGCCGAGGCCAGCGGCTACTCGGTGGTGCGCGACTTCTGCGGCCACGGCATCGGCGCCGGCTTCCACGAGGAGCCCCAGGTGCTGCATTACGACGGCTATGCCCCCGAGGCGGACATCGCCCTCGAAGCCGGCATGTGCTTCACCATCGAGCCGATGATCAACGTCGGCGACTCCCGCACCAAGGTGCTGCGCGACGGCTGGACCGCGGTGACCAAGGACCGCAGCCTCTCCGCCCAGTGGGAGCACACCCTGCTGGTGACCGAGACCGGCGTCGAGGTGCTCACCGCACGCCGCGACGAAGACCTCTCCTTCCTGGAGCGCTGA
- the pyrH gene encoding UMP kinase produces the protein MSPSDHVETSPKARTDKSKYKRILLKLSGEALMGEHDFGIDPKVLDRMALEIGQLVGIGVQVGIVIGGGNLFRGAALNEAGMDRVTGDHMGMLATVMNALAMRDALERSNIRSRVMSAIPMSGVVEHYDRRTAIRYLTSGDVVLFSAGTGNPFFTTDSAACLRGIEIDADVVVKATKVDGVYDKDPVKHADAIKYDQLSYDDALDQKLGIMDLTAICLVRDHDMPVRVFNMNKPGALLNLVVGGEEGTLIDRG, from the coding sequence ATGTCCCCATCCGATCACGTCGAGACCTCACCCAAGGCCCGCACCGACAAGTCGAAGTACAAGCGAATCCTGCTCAAGCTCTCCGGCGAGGCGCTGATGGGCGAGCACGATTTCGGCATCGACCCCAAGGTGCTGGACCGCATGGCCCTCGAGATCGGCCAGCTGGTGGGGATCGGGGTGCAGGTCGGCATCGTGATCGGCGGCGGCAACCTGTTCCGCGGTGCCGCCCTGAACGAGGCCGGCATGGATCGGGTGACCGGTGACCATATGGGCATGCTGGCCACGGTGATGAACGCCCTGGCCATGCGCGACGCCCTGGAGCGTTCCAATATCCGCTCCCGGGTGATGTCCGCGATCCCCATGAGCGGCGTGGTGGAGCACTATGACCGCCGTACCGCCATCCGCTATCTCACCTCCGGGGATGTGGTACTGTTCTCCGCCGGTACCGGCAATCCCTTCTTTACCACCGATTCCGCGGCCTGCCTGCGCGGGATCGAGATCGACGCCGACGTGGTGGTCAAGGCCACCAAGGTGGACGGAGTCTACGACAAGGACCCGGTCAAGCACGCTGATGCGATCAAGTACGACCAGCTCAGCTATGACGATGCCCTGGACCAGAAGCTCGGCATCATGGATTTGACCGCTATCTGCCTGGTGCGTGACCATGACATGCCGGTCCGCGTCTTCAACATGAACAAGCCGGGCGCCCTGCTCAACCTGGTGGTGGGCGGCGAGGAAGGCACGCTGATAGACAGAGGTTGA
- the dapC gene encoding succinyldiaminopimelate transaminase, translated as MNPDLDALKPYPFEKLAALKAGVTPPEGLAHVPLTIGEPQHAPYPAALATLVEHQAEFARYPATAGLPELREAIGGWATRRFGLAGLDPERQVLPVNGTREAIFAFVQAALDRTRPARVAMPNPFYQIYEGATLLAGGEPLYLDCTAESGFRPDFDAVPAKIWREVQILFLCSPGNPTGAVTPLAEFQKLIALADEHDFIIASDECYSELYLDETAPPPGLLEACAALGRHDYRRCLVFHSLSKRSNLPGLRSGFVAGDAELIAPFKRYRTYHGCAMALPVQRASITAWNDEAHVRANRDAYREKFAAVTEILAPVMGFPAPEASFYLWPAVPGGDDEAFTRALYAEEHVSVLPGSYMGRPAADDRMGRPATDDGMGRAGSNGTNPGSGRVRLALVAEVDATVEAARRIRRFIERRG; from the coding sequence ATGAACCCCGATCTCGACGCCCTCAAGCCCTACCCCTTCGAGAAGCTGGCCGCCCTCAAGGCCGGCGTGACGCCCCCCGAGGGCCTGGCCCACGTGCCGCTGACCATCGGCGAACCCCAGCACGCCCCCTACCCCGCGGCGCTGGCCACCCTGGTCGAGCACCAGGCCGAGTTCGCCCGCTACCCGGCCACCGCGGGACTGCCCGAGCTGCGCGAGGCGATCGGCGGCTGGGCCACGCGGCGCTTCGGGCTCGCGGGGCTCGACCCCGAGCGCCAGGTGCTGCCGGTCAACGGCACCCGGGAGGCGATCTTCGCCTTCGTCCAGGCCGCACTCGACCGCACCCGCCCGGCCCGGGTGGCGATGCCCAACCCCTTCTACCAGATCTACGAGGGGGCCACCCTGCTCGCCGGCGGCGAGCCGCTCTACCTCGACTGCACCGCCGAGAGCGGCTTTCGCCCCGACTTCGACGCCGTGCCCGCCAAGATCTGGCGCGAGGTGCAGATCCTCTTTCTCTGCTCGCCGGGCAACCCCACCGGGGCGGTGACGCCGCTGGCCGAGTTCCAGAAGCTGATCGCGCTGGCCGACGAGCATGACTTTATCATCGCCTCGGACGAGTGCTACTCGGAGCTGTACCTGGACGAGACCGCCCCGCCGCCGGGGCTGCTGGAGGCCTGCGCGGCGCTCGGCCGCCACGACTACCGGCGCTGCCTGGTGTTCCACTCGCTCTCCAAGCGCTCCAACCTGCCGGGGCTGCGCTCCGGCTTTGTGGCCGGCGACGCCGAGCTGATCGCTCCCTTCAAGCGCTACCGGACCTACCACGGCTGCGCCATGGCCCTGCCGGTGCAGCGCGCCTCGATCACCGCCTGGAACGACGAGGCCCACGTGCGCGCCAACCGCGACGCCTACCGCGAGAAGTTCGCCGCGGTGACCGAGATCCTCGCCCCGGTGATGGGGTTCCCCGCCCCGGAGGCGAGCTTCTACCTGTGGCCGGCGGTGCCCGGCGGCGACGACGAGGCCTTCACCCGGGCGCTCTACGCCGAGGAGCACGTCAGCGTGCTGCCCGGTTCCTATATGGGTCGTCCCGCTGCCGACGACAGGATGGGTCGTCCCGCTACCGACGACGGGATGGGTCGCGCCGGCTCGAACGGCACCAACCCCGGCAGCGGCAGGGTCCGTCTGGCGCTGGTGGCCGAGGTCGACGCCACGGTCGAGGCGGCCCGGCGGATTCGCCGATTCATCGAGAGGAGAGGCTGA
- the tsf gene encoding translation elongation factor Ts: protein MAAISASQVKELRERTGLGMMECKKALTEAGGDIEVAIENLRKSSGLKAAKKASRTAAEGTVVTRVAEDGSYGVMVEINSETDFVARDDNFKAFADKVADAFFAAKNEDVAAVMAGDLEAAREQLVQKIGENIGVRRCVVVDALEGGLVGEYVHGGRIGVLTVLKGGNAEVAKDIAMHVAAINPAVARPEDMPQEQLDKEKDIILAQPDMAGKPAEIAEKMVQGRLKKYLAENSLTEQPFVKNPDQSVAQFAKAAGGEVLGFTRFEVGEGIEKEEVDFAKEVMEQAKRS from the coding sequence ATGGCAGCTATCAGCGCCTCCCAGGTCAAGGAACTGCGCGAGCGTACCGGACTCGGCATGATGGAGTGCAAGAAGGCCCTCACCGAGGCCGGCGGTGACATCGAGGTCGCCATCGAGAACCTGCGCAAGAGCTCCGGCCTCAAGGCCGCAAAGAAGGCCAGCCGCACCGCCGCCGAGGGCACCGTGGTGACCCGCGTGGCCGAGGATGGCAGCTACGGCGTGATGGTCGAGATCAACTCCGAGACCGACTTCGTCGCCCGTGACGACAACTTCAAGGCCTTCGCCGACAAGGTCGCCGACGCCTTCTTCGCCGCCAAGAACGAAGACGTGGCCGCCGTGATGGCCGGCGATCTGGAAGCCGCTCGCGAGCAGCTGGTCCAGAAGATCGGCGAGAACATCGGCGTGCGTCGCTGCGTCGTGGTCGACGCCCTCGAGGGTGGCCTGGTGGGCGAATACGTCCACGGCGGCCGCATCGGCGTGCTGACCGTGCTCAAGGGCGGCAACGCCGAAGTGGCCAAGGACATCGCGATGCACGTCGCCGCCATCAACCCGGCCGTCGCGCGCCCCGAGGACATGCCCCAGGAGCAGCTGGACAAGGAGAAGGACATCATCCTCGCCCAGCCCGACATGGCCGGCAAGCCCGCCGAGATCGCCGAGAAGATGGTCCAGGGCCGCCTGAAGAAGTACCTGGCCGAGAACAGCCTGACCGAGCAGCCCTTCGTCAAGAACCCGGACCAGAGCGTTGCCCAGTTCGCCAAGGCGGCCGGCGGCGAGGTCCTCGGTTTCACCCGCTTCGAAGTGGGCGAGGGCATCGAGAAGGAAGAGGTCGACTTCGCCAAGGAAGTGATGGAACAGGCCAAGCGCAGCTGA
- a CDS encoding arsenate reductase translates to MFTLYGIKNCDTCRRARKAMDGSGIPYQFHDLREDGLSAALLEHLLEKVPVVEALNKRSTTWRNLPDEQKQGVDANSARELLLANPTLLKRPLLDTGEAILVGYRDGDYDDLQG, encoded by the coding sequence ATGTTCACCCTGTACGGCATCAAGAACTGCGATACCTGCCGCCGCGCCCGCAAGGCGATGGACGGCTCCGGCATCCCCTACCAGTTCCACGACCTGCGCGAGGATGGCCTCTCCGCGGCCCTGCTCGAACACCTGCTCGAGAAGGTGCCGGTGGTCGAGGCTCTCAACAAGCGCAGCACCACCTGGCGCAATCTCCCGGACGAGCAGAAGCAGGGGGTGGACGCCAACAGCGCCCGCGAGCTGCTGCTCGCCAACCCCACCCTGCTCAAGCGCCCGCTGCTCGACACCGGCGAGGCGATCCTCGTCGGCTACCGCGACGGCGACTACGACGACCTGCAGGGCTAG
- a CDS encoding [protein-PII] uridylyltransferase, giving the protein MLLHHYRFAPDESLFDSDAFRAELAGSRSPIAPFKAALREIQARLDGRFRNGADIRDLIHGRAWCLDRLLAVAWEQHEWPAGEGLALLAVGGYGRGELHPHSDVDLLLLLEKDDDAPYRETLTAFVTFLWDIGLEIGHSVRSLSDCEREAKADVTVITNLLESRTIAGPERLREAMKARLAPDRLWPADRFFEAKWQEQISRHHRFNNSEYHLEPNLKSSPGGLRDIQMIGWVAKRHFGSQRYEDLVANGFMNDAELRILSQGQAFLWQVRYALHMLTGRAEDRLQFDHQRTIAELFGFRDTPERLAVEQFMKRYYRHVTALAGLNDMLLQHFDEAILHAGEELETTPLNDRFEIRGGYIQARSRTVFRDRPAALLELFLLMAEHPEIEGVRADTIRLIRDHRHLIDDLYRDDVRHQSLFMALLRSGGNVARQLRRMNRYGVLGKYLPEFGRAVGLMQHDLFHIYTVDAHTLRLLKFIHGFRKPEARETFPVAANVVHQLPKLELLWIAGLYHDIGKGRGGDHSLLGARDVEVFAERHGLSTRDTRLVSWLVEHHLTMSMVAQKRDTTDPDVIADFARLVGDETRLDYLYVLTVADINATNPTLWNGWRASLLRQLHAETKRALRRGLENPLERNDWVNETRDEALSLLAAVGGDMASVQRLWESLGEEYFLQYAPSEIAWQTQGILAHGGSSLPLILISAPAEDMAEGGTKVFIHTRSVDDLFAATAAALDQLGLSIHDARIATSSNDWTLNTFIVLDDQGQAIRDPARIEEIQAHLVEELDDPDDYPEIVTRHTPRQLRHFRVPTEVIIEQDPANERTLLELIAPDRPGLLARVGRIFMEQDIALSAAKIATLGEKVEDVFFITDKAGRPLTDPERQARLRKRLVEVLDVSG; this is encoded by the coding sequence ATGCTGCTCCACCACTACCGCTTCGCCCCCGACGAGAGCCTGTTCGATAGCGACGCCTTCCGCGCCGAGCTCGCCGGCAGCCGCTCGCCCATCGCCCCCTTCAAGGCGGCGCTGCGCGAGATCCAGGCGCGACTCGACGGGCGCTTCCGGAACGGCGCCGACATCCGCGACCTGATCCACGGTCGCGCCTGGTGCCTCGACCGGCTGCTAGCGGTAGCCTGGGAGCAGCATGAGTGGCCCGCGGGCGAGGGTCTCGCGCTGCTCGCCGTGGGCGGCTATGGCCGCGGCGAGCTGCACCCCCACTCCGACGTCGACCTGCTGCTGCTGCTCGAGAAGGACGACGACGCGCCCTACCGGGAGACGCTCACCGCCTTCGTCACCTTCCTGTGGGACATCGGCCTGGAGATCGGCCACAGCGTGCGCTCGCTCTCCGACTGCGAGCGCGAGGCAAAGGCCGACGTCACGGTGATCACCAACCTGCTGGAGAGCCGCACCATCGCCGGCCCCGAGCGGCTGCGCGAGGCGATGAAGGCGCGCCTCGCCCCCGACCGGCTATGGCCCGCCGACCGTTTCTTCGAGGCCAAGTGGCAGGAGCAGATCAGCCGCCACCATCGCTTCAACAACTCCGAGTACCACCTGGAGCCCAACCTCAAGAGCTCCCCCGGGGGCCTGCGCGACATCCAGATGATCGGCTGGGTGGCCAAGCGCCACTTCGGCAGCCAACGCTACGAGGACCTGGTCGCCAACGGGTTCATGAACGACGCCGAACTGCGCATCCTCAGCCAGGGCCAGGCCTTCCTGTGGCAGGTCCGCTACGCCCTGCACATGCTCACCGGCCGCGCCGAGGACCGCCTGCAGTTCGACCACCAGCGCACCATCGCCGAGCTGTTCGGCTTCCGCGACACCCCGGAGCGGCTGGCCGTCGAGCAGTTCATGAAGCGCTACTACCGCCACGTGACGGCCCTGGCCGGCCTCAACGACATGCTGCTGCAGCACTTCGACGAGGCGATCCTGCACGCCGGCGAGGAGCTCGAGACCACCCCGCTCAACGACCGCTTCGAGATCCGCGGCGGCTACATCCAGGCGCGCTCGCGCACCGTCTTTCGCGACCGGCCCGCGGCGCTGCTGGAGCTCTTCCTGCTGATGGCCGAGCACCCCGAGATCGAGGGGGTGCGCGCCGACACCATCCGCCTTATCCGCGACCACCGCCACCTGATCGACGACCTCTACCGCGACGACGTGCGCCACCAGAGCCTGTTCATGGCGCTGCTGCGCTCCGGCGGCAACGTGGCGCGCCAGCTCAGGCGCATGAACCGCTACGGGGTGCTCGGCAAATACCTGCCGGAGTTCGGCCGCGCCGTGGGCCTGATGCAGCACGACCTCTTCCACATCTATACCGTGGACGCCCACACCCTGCGCCTGCTGAAGTTCATCCACGGCTTCCGCAAGCCCGAGGCCCGTGAGACCTTCCCAGTGGCCGCCAACGTCGTCCATCAGCTGCCCAAGCTGGAGCTTCTGTGGATCGCCGGGCTCTACCACGACATCGGCAAGGGGCGCGGCGGCGACCACTCGCTCCTCGGCGCCCGGGACGTCGAGGTCTTCGCCGAGCGCCACGGCCTCTCGACCCGCGACACCCGCCTGGTGAGCTGGCTGGTGGAGCACCACCTGACGATGTCGATGGTGGCCCAGAAGCGTGACACCACCGACCCCGACGTGATCGCCGATTTCGCCCGCCTGGTAGGCGACGAGACCCGCCTCGACTACCTCTATGTGCTCACCGTGGCCGACATCAACGCCACCAACCCGACGCTGTGGAACGGCTGGCGCGCCTCGCTGCTGCGCCAGCTCCACGCCGAGACCAAGCGCGCCCTGCGCCGCGGCCTCGAGAACCCCCTGGAGCGCAATGACTGGGTCAACGAGACCCGCGACGAGGCGCTCTCGCTGCTCGCCGCGGTGGGGGGCGACATGGCAAGCGTACAGCGCCTGTGGGAGTCGCTGGGCGAGGAGTACTTCCTGCAGTACGCGCCCAGCGAGATCGCCTGGCAGACCCAGGGCATCCTCGCCCACGGCGGCAGCTCGCTGCCGCTGATCCTGATCAGCGCCCCGGCCGAGGACATGGCCGAGGGCGGCACCAAGGTGTTCATCCACACCCGCTCGGTGGACGATCTGTTCGCCGCCACCGCCGCCGCCCTGGACCAGCTCGGCCTCTCCATCCACGACGCCCGCATCGCCACCTCCAGCAACGACTGGACGCTCAATACCTTCATCGTGCTTGACGACCAGGGTCAGGCGATCCGCGACCCGGCGCGCATCGAGGAGATCCAGGCCCACCTGGTGGAGGAGCTCGACGACCCGGATGACTACCCCGAGATCGTCACCCGCCACACCCCGCGCCAGCTGCGCCACTTCCGGGTTCCCACCGAGGTGATCATCGAGCAGGACCCCGCCAACGAGCGCACCCTGCTCGAGCTGATCGCCCCGGACCGCCCCGGCCTGCTGGCCCGGGTGGGGCGCATCTTCATGGAGCAGGACATCGCACTCTCCGCGGCCAAGATCGCCACCCTGGGCGAGAAGGTGGAGGACGTCTTCTTCATCACCGACAAGGCCGGCCGGCCCCTCACCGACCCGGAGCGCCAGGCGCGCCTGCGCAAGCGGCTGGTAGAGGTGCTGGATGTCTCCGGCTAG
- the dapD gene encoding 2,3,4,5-tetrahydropyridine-2,6-dicarboxylate N-succinyltransferase, whose translation MLSFALGIGTQNTQGDWLEVYYPAPLLNPDASLVAAATKVLDAPAGNAAVSFLPEQCTDLAAALREAGHADQAELAESLAASTRPLVAMFLEKDGAPESAPEVYLKLHLLSHRLVKPHGLDLTGMFGLLRNVAWTSEGPIDIEELPARRLKARLAGRTLSVDCVDKFPKMTDYVVPGGVRIADTARVRLGAYLGEGTTVMHEGFVNFNAGTEGPGMIEGRISAGVMVGKGSDLGGGCSTMGTLSGGGNIVIKVGEGCLIGANAGIGIPLGDRCTVEAGLYLTAGAKVTLLDDQGQEVRTVAARELAGQDDLLLRRNSQNGRIECLTNKSAIALNEALHAHN comes from the coding sequence ATGCTCAGCTTTGCACTCGGTATCGGCACCCAGAACACTCAGGGCGACTGGCTGGAAGTCTACTACCCGGCCCCCCTGCTCAACCCCGACGCCAGCCTGGTGGCGGCCGCCACCAAGGTGCTCGACGCCCCCGCCGGCAACGCCGCGGTGAGCTTCCTGCCCGAGCAGTGCACCGACCTGGCCGCCGCCCTGCGCGAGGCCGGCCACGCCGACCAGGCGGAGCTGGCCGAATCGCTTGCCGCCAGCACCCGCCCGCTGGTGGCCATGTTCCTGGAGAAGGACGGCGCCCCCGAGTCGGCCCCGGAGGTCTACCTCAAGCTGCACCTGCTCTCCCATCGCCTGGTCAAGCCCCATGGCCTCGACCTCACCGGCATGTTCGGCCTGCTGCGCAACGTGGCCTGGACCAGCGAAGGCCCCATCGACATCGAGGAGCTGCCCGCTCGCCGCCTCAAGGCGCGCCTGGCCGGCCGTACCCTCTCGGTGGACTGCGTCGACAAGTTCCCGAAGATGACCGACTACGTGGTGCCGGGCGGCGTGCGCATCGCCGACACCGCCCGGGTGCGCCTGGGCGCCTACCTGGGCGAGGGCACCACCGTGATGCACGAGGGCTTCGTCAACTTCAACGCCGGCACCGAAGGCCCCGGCATGATCGAAGGCCGCATCTCCGCCGGCGTGATGGTCGGCAAGGGCTCGGACCTCGGCGGCGGCTGCTCCACCATGGGCACCCTCTCCGGCGGCGGCAACATCGTCATCAAGGTGGGCGAGGGCTGCCTGATCGGCGCCAATGCCGGCATCGGCATCCCCCTGGGCGACCGCTGCACCGTGGAGGCGGGCCTCTACCTCACCGCCGGCGCCAAGGTCACCCTGCTCGACGACCAGGGCCAGGAGGTTCGGACCGTGGCCGCCCGCGAGCTGGCCGGCCAGGATGACCTGCTGCTGCGTCGCAACTCCCAGAACGGCCGTATCGAGTGCCTGACCAACAAGAGCGCCATCGCGCTCAACGAGGCGCTGCATGCCCATAACTGA
- the rpsB gene encoding 30S ribosomal protein S2 produces MAHVNMRDLLKAGAHFGHQTKYWNPKMSKFIFGARNKIHIINLEHTLPALNEAIDVVEKMAASNNKVMFVGTKRSASKIIKEEAKRAGQPYVNHRWLGGMLTNYKTIRQSIKRLRDLETMREDGTFEKLTKKEVLMATREQDKLERSIGGIKEMGGLPDALFVIDVDHERIAINEANKLGIPVIGVVDTNSDPDGVDYVIPGNDDSIRAIQIYVKAIADACTRAKEGRPDEFVEVTDEVVQESDSAAE; encoded by the coding sequence ATGGCACACGTCAATATGCGTGACCTGCTCAAGGCAGGCGCTCACTTCGGTCACCAGACCAAGTACTGGAACCCGAAGATGAGCAAGTTCATCTTTGGTGCCCGCAACAAGATCCACATCATCAACCTCGAGCATACCCTGCCGGCCCTGAACGAGGCCATCGATGTGGTCGAGAAGATGGCCGCGTCCAACAACAAGGTCATGTTCGTCGGTACCAAGCGCAGCGCCAGCAAGATCATCAAGGAAGAGGCCAAGCGCGCCGGTCAGCCCTATGTCAACCACCGCTGGCTGGGCGGCATGCTGACCAACTACAAGACCATCCGTCAGTCCATCAAGCGTCTGCGCGACCTCGAGACCATGCGCGAGGACGGCACCTTCGAGAAGCTGACCAAGAAGGAAGTCCTGATGGCGACCCGCGAGCAGGACAAGCTCGAGCGTTCCATTGGCGGTATCAAGGAGATGGGTGGCCTGCCCGACGCCCTGTTCGTGATCGACGTTGACCACGAGCGCATCGCCATCAACGAGGCGAACAAGCTCGGCATCCCGGTCATCGGCGTGGTGGATACCAACTCCGATCCGGACGGCGTCGACTACGTGATCCCCGGCAACGATGACTCCATCCGCGCCATCCAGATCTACGTCAAGGCCATCGCCGACGCCTGCACCCGTGCGAAGGAAGGTCGTCCCGACGAGTTCGTCGAGGTCACCGACGAGGTGGTCCAGGAAAGCGACAGCGCCGCCGAGTGA
- a CDS encoding phosphatidate cytidylyltransferase, with translation MLRQRIITAAWLAPLMLAGLFGLSGGFFALFTAAIVLLAGWEWTNLAGIRRPDNRLMLVGVLGMAMLMLWLSGGALMAWPLWLGVAGWLANLYWVVHYPARGGKGQSSTRRLAMGVWVLLPAWVGLNVLRDTGAVWLLFVLLLVWCADIGAYFAGRAFGRRKLAPRVSPGKSWEGVAGGLVATAALALIFAAWQGLGLGGGLALLLATLVVTLVSVLGDLLESMLKRFRGIKDSSQLLPGHGGVLDRIDSLTAALPLFALLMLGVL, from the coding sequence GTGCTTAGACAGCGCATCATCACCGCGGCCTGGCTGGCGCCGCTGATGCTGGCGGGCCTGTTTGGCCTGTCCGGCGGGTTCTTCGCCCTCTTCACGGCGGCCATCGTGCTGCTGGCCGGCTGGGAATGGACCAACCTGGCGGGCATCCGCCGGCCCGACAACCGGCTGATGCTGGTAGGCGTGCTGGGCATGGCGATGCTGATGCTCTGGCTCAGCGGTGGGGCCCTGATGGCCTGGCCGCTGTGGCTGGGCGTGGCCGGCTGGCTGGCCAATCTCTACTGGGTGGTTCACTACCCCGCACGCGGCGGGAAGGGGCAGTCGTCCACGCGGCGCCTGGCCATGGGAGTCTGGGTGCTGCTCCCCGCCTGGGTGGGGCTGAACGTGCTGCGCGATACCGGCGCGGTCTGGCTGCTCTTCGTGCTGCTGCTGGTGTGGTGTGCCGATATCGGCGCCTACTTCGCCGGCCGCGCCTTCGGGCGGCGCAAGCTGGCGCCCAGGGTGAGCCCGGGCAAGAGCTGGGAAGGGGTGGCCGGCGGCCTCGTCGCCACCGCCGCGCTTGCCCTGATCTTCGCCGCCTGGCAGGGGCTCGGCCTCGGCGGCGGGCTGGCCCTGCTGCTGGCGACCCTGGTGGTGACCCTGGTCTCGGTGCTGGGCGACCTGCTCGAGAGCATGCTCAAGCGCTTTCGCGGCATCAAGGACTCCAGCCAGCTGCTGCCTGGCCATGGCGGCGTGCTCGACCGCATCGACAGCCTCACCGCGGCGCTGCCCCTCTTCGCCCTGCTGATGCTCGGGGTGCTCTAG